One part of the Corynebacterium aurimucosum ATCC 700975 genome encodes these proteins:
- a CDS encoding L-threonylcarbamoyladenylate synthase, with product MQGQIYNCADAAEREEGMALAVKAAKSGRLVVMPTDTLYGLGCDAFDNDAVASLLATKHRGPDMPVPVLVGSWDTVKGLVASLDDTAQTLIEAFWPGGLSIVVPQAPSLPWNLGDTRGTVMLRMPLHPIAIELLREVGPMAVSSANISGQTPPTTAIAAKQQLGKAVTVYLDGGEAEVGKPSTIIDLSGPHPYLLREGALSAEQIGEVIGVSAESLRTRPGSQSS from the coding sequence ATGCAGGGACAGATTTATAACTGTGCGGACGCGGCAGAACGCGAAGAAGGAATGGCCCTTGCCGTCAAGGCGGCCAAGTCGGGTCGGCTCGTCGTGATGCCCACCGATACGTTGTACGGGCTGGGCTGCGATGCCTTCGATAATGACGCCGTCGCCAGCCTGCTGGCCACTAAGCACCGCGGTCCAGACATGCCGGTGCCGGTCCTCGTGGGGTCCTGGGACACCGTGAAGGGCCTTGTCGCCTCTTTGGATGACACCGCACAGACCCTTATCGAGGCCTTCTGGCCGGGTGGTCTGTCCATCGTGGTCCCGCAAGCGCCTTCGCTTCCGTGGAACTTGGGCGATACCCGCGGCACGGTGATGCTGCGCATGCCACTGCACCCGATTGCGATTGAGCTTTTGCGCGAGGTCGGCCCCATGGCGGTGTCCTCCGCGAATATCTCTGGACAGACCCCGCCCACCACCGCGATTGCTGCGAAGCAGCAGTTGGGCAAGGCGGTCACGGTCTACCTCGACGGGGGAGAAGCCGAGGTGGGCAAGCCCTCCACCATCATTGACCTGTCCGGCCCACACCCGTATCTGTTGCGCGAAGGTGCTTTGAGCGCCGAGCAGATCGGTGAGGTCATCGGAGTGTCTGCAGAGTCCTTGCGCACCCGCCCGGGCTCCCAATCCTCTTAA